The nucleotide window GGTGTGGGGGTCGCGACGGGCATCGCGGTTCGAGTTCGGGTTGGGGCGGGAGGCGGTGTCCTCGCGCTGGGGGTTGGCGTAGAGGGAGAACGCCAGGATCTTGGCGGAGTGGTAACCCCGGCCGATGAGGTCGGCGGTGATGGGGGCGAGTTCGTCGGCGGTGGTGATGCGCTGCCGGGCGGTGATGTCGAGGGAGGCGATGGCGAAGCCCTGCGGGGCCTGGTAGCTGAACGAGACGTAGTAGCGGTGCATGGTGGTGTCCTTTCGGGTCAGTGGTTGGCCGGGTTGAGGGCCGAGGTGAGTAGGGGTCGGTGGGCGGCGAAGATGTCGCAGCAGGGCAGGTGGGTGGTGAGCGCGTCGTAGGTGTCGGCGCGGACCCAGGCGGCTTGTGCCGCGTCGTCGGCGTGGGCGATGGCCGGGAAGGCGTCGGCGGGGTAGGTGCCGAGGTGGGTGCGGGCGAGGACGGTGACCATCCATGCCTCATCGGAGGCGCGCGGGTCGGGCACGTAGCGCGGAGGCTCGATGGCCCAGGTGGCGTGGGGGATGGTGAGGCCGGTTTCTTCGGCCAGTTCACGGGCGGCAGCGTGGCCGGGGGTTTCGCCGGTGTCGACGTATCCGCCGGGCAGTGCCCAGCCGTGGCCGTCGGCGCGTTCAATCAGGAGGATCCAGCGGTGGCCGCTGGTGTCGGTCAGAGAGACGAGGGCGTCGGCGCAGAGCTGTTCGCCCCAGTGGCCGAGTTCGTTGCGGCCGTAGCGGACGGTGGTCTGCTGGCAGGGGTTGACGGGTCGGCCGTCGATGACGCTGAACGGGATGGCGGCGTGGGCTTGCCGGGTCGTCCAGTCGATGAGGGCAGGGTCCATGGTGGGATCGGCCCAGTCAGCGCCGGCAGCGATACCGGCCAAGACACTCGGGTGGGTGTAGGTGACAGGAGTCGTCGTGGTCACAGGGAACCTCCAGGGGTGCAGTCGAAGCAGGAGCCGGTTCGGCGGGGGATGTAGTAGGGCTTGACCTGGCCGCAGTCGGGGCAGGTACGCCGGGCGGTGAGCGCCTTGTCGATGGCCGCCAACTGGGCGGGGGTCGCGGTCCGCTTCGGGACGGCGAGGTCGAGCCGGTACAGGTAGGCGATGCGCTTGCCGCGACGCCAGAGGATCTGCGCGGCGGGGTCTTGGCCGCCGGGGCGCAGGTCGCGGGCACGGAGTTGCCGGCGGGTCAGCAGGTCGCCGGGGGCGAACTTGTAGGGGTAGGTCGGCAGGCCGTAGCGCTCGCCGGTCGGGTCGTAGAACACCATCGGGTCCTCCGAGTCGTCGTCGGCCTGGTCCTGGTCGTGGTCGTCGCCGGCAGGAGCGCTGCCGGTGGCGAAGGTGGGGTGTTCGTAGGCGTCGCGGTCGATGTCCTCGGGCAGGAACGCCGCCGCGCACAGGGCGCAGACAATCGGGCCTTCCTCGAAGGCGGCCTTGGAGATGCGCAGCTTGCGGGGGCACTCGCATTCGCACGAGACGCCGTTGTTGTTGTTCGTGCGGGTCTTGCCTTCCCCGGTCGGTTCGGGGTGGCGGTAGAAGCGCAGCGCCACGGAGAGGCCGGCAATGGAGGGCCGGTAGCGGGCGCGGGTGAGGTCGGTCAGGGTGCAGGGCGAGTAGCCGAGCTTGTCGTCCTTGGTCGTGGACAGGCCGAGTTCGGCGGCGAGGGTGGCGAACTTCTTGTTGTGCCAGCGGCCCTGCCGGGAGGTGTCCTGGATGCCTCGCACGTCGGCGAGGGCGTGGGTTGCTTCGTGCAGGAGCGTGGTGAACACGGCTTCCGGTTCGCGGGAGAGCCCTTCACCGGAGATGAGGATTTCGGGTAGCTGGGTGTCGCCGGCTTGCCAGCGCAGGGCGGCGAAGTGGCCCCACTTCATGCTCTGACTGGGCTTGGTGGGAGAGCCGGAGCCGACCACGAGAACAGCGGCCGGGACTTCGGTGTGCTGGGCGCGGATGGCCGACCAGGCGGCTTCAAGCGCGCCGACGAGTGCGGCGGTAGAGACGGAGTCTTGACACGTACGTGTCACGTCGGTGATCTGGGCGGCGGTGCTCATGCGGCCCTCCGGATGGTGTGTCGGCGGTAGGCGATGGCGGCGGCGCACAGCGCCTCGATGACGTCGGCCGGGGTGCGGCCGGGCAGGGTTTCCCAGTCGAAGACCGGGGCGTGAAGGCCGGCGTGGCCCACGGCGATGAGGTAGGTGTTGAACCACTCGACGGCGGCGCTGTAGGCGCGCTGCTCGGCGTCGGTGATGCCGGTCAAGTACCAGCGGGGGCGGCCGAACACGGCGGCCCGGATCGCGCCGAGGACCGACGCCGGGTAGGTGCCGGTGCGGTGACAGGCGCACTTCGCCGGGCAGGCGTCGTGGGCGTCGTAGAGGCCGGTCGGGGTCCAGCCGTAGCGGCCCAGGTAGAGGGCGGCACGGTCGAGGACGGCGTGAACGTTGCCGGTCGGCAACGCGGAGACGCTGCTCATCGGGCAGCCCGCCAGACGAGGAACCCGGCGCGGGTCGGCAGCCGTTCCTGGCTGTACTCGTGCTCCGCGTAGGTTTCGAGGTCGTCTTCGGTGGCGTGGGTCCAGTCGTAGTCCTCGGCGCAGGCGCGCAGGATGTCCAGGACATCGGGCAGGGTTTGGGAGGCGTCGTCGTTCCAGTCCGACACGACCTCGCTGCTGGAGTACCAGGAGCCGCTGGTGGCGTCGAAGTCGGGCACGCGCCCGTCTTGCCAGAGGAAGTCAGCCAGGCAGCGGACTGTGGCGTCTCGCAGGGTCGCAGAGGCGTCGTCGCCGTCCTGCTGGTCTTCGATGCTGGCGAGGTGGCCGTAGACGGCCATGGTGATGGCACCGAGGGTGCAGGCCGGCGGAAACGAGTCGTGCTCGCCCAGCTCGTAGGGGTCGCCCTGGGTCCAGCCTCGAAGTTCGAGGTAGCGGGCGGCGCAGCGCAGGGTGTCGGCCGGGGTCAGGTCGGCCAGCGCGGCGGGGGTGGTGGGCTGTTTTTGGGTAGGGTTCATGGCGGCCACGTCCTTTCGTGGGCGGTGGTTGGGCCGGCGGTCCGGGTTCGCTTTCCAGGGCTTGGTCCGGGCCGTCGGTCGCTTCTATCGGTGGTGCAGGTGGAGCCGGAGGATCACCCGTTGCCTGCCGTCGCTGGCAAGGGCGGGTGCGGAGCGGAAGACCAGGGCGCCCGCGTGTCGGGCGATGGCGGTCAGGGCGGCGATGTCTTCGCCGGTCCCGATGAGCACGAGGTCCAGGACGCGGGTCGGGGTGGCGGTCGTGGTGCTCATGCCGCTGTCCGCAGGTCAGCGGGGGCGACGAGGCC belongs to Micromonospora ureilytica and includes:
- a CDS encoding NUDIX hydrolase is translated as MDPALIDWTTRQAHAAIPFSVIDGRPVNPCQQTTVRYGRNELGHWGEQLCADALVSLTDTSGHRWILLIERADGHGWALPGGYVDTGETPGHAAARELAEETGLTIPHATWAIEPPRYVPDPRASDEAWMVTVLARTHLGTYPADAFPAIAHADDAAQAAWVRADTYDALTTHLPCCDIFAAHRPLLTSALNPANH
- a CDS encoding RRQRL motif-containing zinc-binding protein; translation: MVFYDPTGERYGLPTYPYKFAPGDLLTRRQLRARDLRPGGQDPAAQILWRRGKRIAYLYRLDLAVPKRTATPAQLAAIDKALTARRTCPDCGQVKPYYIPRRTGSCFDCTPGGSL
- a CDS encoding DUF6197 family protein — protein: MNPTQKQPTTPAALADLTPADTLRCAARYLELRGWTQGDPYELGEHDSFPPACTLGAITMAVYGHLASIEDQQDGDDASATLRDATVRCLADFLWQDGRVPDFDATSGSWYSSSEVVSDWNDDASQTLPDVLDILRACAEDYDWTHATEDDLETYAEHEYSQERLPTRAGFLVWRAAR
- a CDS encoding DUF6197 family protein, whose amino-acid sequence is MSSVSALPTGNVHAVLDRAALYLGRYGWTPTGLYDAHDACPAKCACHRTGTYPASVLGAIRAAVFGRPRWYLTGITDAEQRAYSAAVEWFNTYLIAVGHAGLHAPVFDWETLPGRTPADVIEALCAAAIAYRRHTIRRAA